The Sphingomonas sanguinis nucleotide sequence CCGCCATCGGTGGTCATCAACAACAGACCCTCGGTGTTGAGGTCGAGCCGCCCCACCGGCACCAGGCGCGGCAGCCCCTCGGGCAGGCGGTCATAGATGGTCGGCCGCCCTGCGGGGTCATGCTCAGTGACGAGCAGGCCGGTCGGCTTGTGATAGAGGAACAGGCGAGTTGGTTCGGGCGCGGCAACGGGATCGCCGTCTACGGTCACGCCGTCGAGCGTCGACAGGAGCGTCGCGGGGGTGTCGATGGTCACGCCGTTGAGCGCGATCCGGCCCTCGGCAATCATCCGCTCGACCTCTCGGCGCGACGCGACTCCGGCCCGCGCAAGCAGTTTGGCTATACGTTGATCTGATGTCATGATCGACGCTGATACAGAGGGTGTCGACCAAAGGAAATTAATTGCGTCGTTTCCGGCGGACAAAGCGTTACGCGAGCGAGTGGGGCAGCAGGACAGGCCGATAGAGGGATGAGATTCTTCGGGCGAAAGAAACGACAGCTGGTCAAGCTGCTCGTCGTCGAGGACGAGCCGCTGGTCGCGTTCGATACCGAACACGTCCTGACCGATGCCGACTATGAGGTGGTGGCGACCGTCGACCGGGTCAGCAAGGCCGTGACCTTGATCGATGGCGGCACGGCCATCGACCTCGTTCTAGCCGATGTCCGGCTCGCCGATGGCAGCGGCGTCGATGTGGCGCGCGCTGCCCATGCTCGCGATATTCCGGTCCTGTTCCTCACCGGCACGCCCCCGGACGGGGTCGAGCAACTGGCCGAGGGCATATTAATGAAGCCCTATGGCTCGCGCGAATTGCTGGGAGCGATCGACGCGATCGAGGAGCGCCGCGCGGGCAAGTCGCCAAGTCGCCTGCCGTCGGGCTTGCGCCTGTTTGCGCGTGCCGGATCGCCGGGCCCCGTTGCCCCTGATGGCCAAGCCTTATAGGGTCCGCGCTTTCCGGTAAGGTAGGCGGTTTTCTATGGCGGGTGCGCGTTGGTTGGATGGAGTGCGGCCCTACGTCGAACCCGCGCCGTTGGCCTCGCTAGCACTCGGCATATCCTCCGCCTTCCCGCTGACCATGATCAACGCCACGCTGGCCAGCCGGTTGGCGGAGGCTGGGATCGAGAAGAAGAGCGTCACCGCCTTCGCCCTTGTGATCCTGGCCTATAATCTGAAATGGCTCTGGGCCTGGATCGTCGAGGGGGTGAAGATTCCCGTCCTTCACCGGCTGGGTCAGCGGGTCTCGTGGTTGCTGGTCGTGGCGGCGCTGGTCTGCACGGCGGCGGTCGGACTGGGGCTTTCTGATCCGCGCGTGTCGCTGGCGCAGACGGCGATGGCGGCGATCGCGCTCGGTGTCGCCGGAGCCACCTTCGACATCGTGATCGACGCTTACCGCATCGAACTGCTGGAGCCGCGCCAACTGGGTGTCGGCGCGGGTATGGGGCAATATGGCTGGCGGATCGGCTCGGCCCTCGTCGCCTCGCTGTCGCTTGTCATCGCGAGCCGTGCGGGGTGGAGCGTCGCCTATATGGTCAGCTGCGCCTTTGCGCTGCCTGCCGTGTTGACCGCGCTCTTCATGGGCGAGCCTGCCCGCCACAGCGAGATCACCGCCAAGCGACCGACCGAGGGGATCGTACGGGCCGTGGTCGGCCCCTTTGCCGAGTTCTTCCGCCGTCAGGGCGCGCTGGTCATCCTCGCCTTCATCCTCGTCCACAAGATTGGCGACACGATCGCAAACCTGACCTTCCGCCTGTTGTTCAACGACTTGGGGTTCAGCAAGGACGAGATCGCACTTTACGATGTCGGCGTCGGCTTCTGGGCGCTGCTGATCGGCGTGTTCGTCGGCGGTGTGCTCTATGCCCGGCTGGGGATGAAGCGGTCGGTGCTCATCAGTCTGGTCCTGATGGCGGTGTCGAACCTGTCCTTTGCGGGGCTAGCGGCGCTGGGCCATTCCAATTGGGGCATGGCGGGTGCGATCGGGTTCGAGAATTTCTCCAGCGGGATCGGCGGCGTCACCGTCGTCGCCTATTTCTCCGCCCTGACCGACCTGCGCTTCACCGCTGCGCAATATGCGCTGATCTCTGCGGCGGCGAGCGTAGTCGGGCGTATCCTGAGCGGAACGACGGCGGGCGCGCTGGTCGAGCGGTTCGGCTATGTCGACTTCTATCTGCTGACCACCGTCGTCGCGATGCCGGGTGTCATCCTCTTCTGGTGGATGGCACGATCGGGCTTGGTCGAACGCTCGATCGGCAGCGCGGGCGTCGAGGGAGAGGGCGACGCCCGTCGCGAAGTGCCGGTCAATAGCTGATCGGCCGCCCCTCATCGGCAAAGGCGGCGGAGACGGCCGCGGCGCTCGCCAGCACGCTATCGACCCGCCGGATGCCGAGCAGATCGGTCATCAGGAAGTGCGCCTTTTGCGGCGCGGTTTCCATTTGTGACAATATGGTCATCAGCGCCGCCTCAGCCGCCGTCATGCGCGCGCAGCAGCAAGGGGCGATAGCGATCTGCCCGGAAGCATGCACCGCCAGATCGGCCATCAGGGTCCGCATCAGGATCAGCGGCCGCCGGAAATCCTGCCCGAACATGGTGAAAAGCGTATGCGACGCGCGCGCATCCGCCAGCCCGTGCGCACCCATCCGACGTATCGCAAACAGTGCGATCCGGGCGTGCGGGCAGGCCGGCAGCATGTGGGGCAGGGCTGCGGCAAGGGTCGTGGTTTCGGCCATCGGCGGGACTCCGTGTTTACGGACCCCATGCTAAACGGTCGCTATTGATAGTCAATCGCAAATAAGGCGGTTATGGCAATCCGCTCGTCGCGTCATTGCGGCGCCTCGTCATTCGCGGCCAGAACCTGCCCGGCGAGGTAGAGCGACCCCGCAATCAGGACGTGCGCCGGGCTTTGAAGACGCTCGGCAATCATGCAAAGCGCCCGTGCGGGATCGCTCGCCGAGACCGCCTTCAGGCCAAGCGCCTGGGCCTCTTCGGCAAGTCTTCCGGGTGCGTGGCTGGCGTGATCGGGAACCGGCACGGTGACGATCAGATCGACCATACCACCCAGCTTCTCCAGAACCGGCCCCGCCTCCTTGTTCGCCAGCATCCCCAGCACAAGCGCGGTTGGCCCCTCGGAACGCCAGCCCGTCATCGCCCGTGCGACCGGCGTCGCAGCCGAAGGATTATGCGCGCCGTCGAGCCAGCAGCGGGTCGTAGCGGGTAGGGTCGCAGTTAGAGGCCCCCGGCCGAGCCGCTGCATCCGCGCAGGCCATTGTGCGTTGGTCGCCGCCTGCCGCAGGGACTCATCCGGCACGGCTATGGCCTGTTGGTGTCGCAGCATAGCCA carries:
- a CDS encoding response regulator, giving the protein MRFFGRKKRQLVKLLVVEDEPLVAFDTEHVLTDADYEVVATVDRVSKAVTLIDGGTAIDLVLADVRLADGSGVDVARAAHARDIPVLFLTGTPPDGVEQLAEGILMKPYGSRELLGAIDAIEERRAGKSPSRLPSGLRLFARAGSPGPVAPDGQAL
- a CDS encoding AmpG family muropeptide MFS transporter, with translation MAGARWLDGVRPYVEPAPLASLALGISSAFPLTMINATLASRLAEAGIEKKSVTAFALVILAYNLKWLWAWIVEGVKIPVLHRLGQRVSWLLVVAALVCTAAVGLGLSDPRVSLAQTAMAAIALGVAGATFDIVIDAYRIELLEPRQLGVGAGMGQYGWRIGSALVASLSLVIASRAGWSVAYMVSCAFALPAVLTALFMGEPARHSEITAKRPTEGIVRAVVGPFAEFFRRQGALVILAFILVHKIGDTIANLTFRLLFNDLGFSKDEIALYDVGVGFWALLIGVFVGGVLYARLGMKRSVLISLVLMAVSNLSFAGLAALGHSNWGMAGAIGFENFSSGIGGVTVVAYFSALTDLRFTAAQYALISAAASVVGRILSGTTAGALVERFGYVDFYLLTTVVAMPGVILFWWMARSGLVERSIGSAGVEGEGDARREVPVNS
- a CDS encoding DUF6628 family protein, giving the protein MAETTTLAAALPHMLPACPHARIALFAIRRMGAHGLADARASHTLFTMFGQDFRRPLILMRTLMADLAVHASGQIAIAPCCCARMTAAEAALMTILSQMETAPQKAHFLMTDLLGIRRVDSVLASAAAVSAAFADEGRPISY